TCATCTTTTTTCTCATCAATAAAATGATGGTATTTTCCGATAAATTCTTTTTTGATTTCCTCAACATGATCTCGTATTGATGAAATTTTCTCTGTTGAAACTAATTTTTCAAGTTCATCTGTCAAATCTTCCATGCTCAGCGACTCATAATTCAGCATAGGGATATCGTGACGCTCTGTAAGCGTTTCATCTTCACCCTCTTCTGCATTGGAATCTTCTATGGAATCTATTGCTTTTTGATTCTCATTAAGAATTATTTCTTGATTTTCAGCTATTTGATTTCCATCTGCTTCCTGCAGGTTATCATTCTTTTCTTCTAACATTTTTTGGAATGTTTAAAATTCATACTACTTTAATGTCGAAAGATAATAAAGCATAGTGAAATAACAAAGAAAAATAGGTAATTATTGAAAATTTCAGGCACCTGAAACAAATAAAATTCAGTGTTTTAAGTAGTATTTAGACAATTTGTAAAAAAAGCTAAAAATTATTTGTGCCAAATATCCCATGATTTTTCAGCCTGGTAGACCAACATATCATGGCCGTTTTTTGTCACTGCACCTTTCGCTTTTGCTTCGCTCAGGAAAAGTGTTTCTTTTGGGTTGTAGATGAGATCATAGGCAATATGACCCGGTGTAAAGTATTCGTAGGGTAGTTCCGGACATTCATGAACATTAGGATGTGTGCCCAAGGGTGTACAATTGATGAAAATCTGGTATTCTTTAAAAGTCTCCGCATCAATTTCCGCATACCCTATTTCGCATTCGGTTGGGGTTCTCGAAACGAAATCAAACTCGATATTTAATTTTTTCAGGGCAAAAGCGATGCCTTTGGATGCGCCACCAGTACCTAATATCAATGCTTTTTTATGAAAAGGCTGCAAAAGGGGTTTAAGCGACTTTTTAAAGCCATAATAATCGGTGTTGTATCCTTTTGTCTTTCCTTTTTTTGAAATTGTGATTGTATTTACCGCTCCGATTTTTTTTGCGTTTTTCGAAAGCTTATTCAAATAGGGAATTACAGCTTCTTTATAGGGAATCGTAACATTCAGGCCCTTAACCTCGGGTTGGCCTGTAAAAATAGCAGTGAATTTTTCAATGGATTCCAGGTCAAAATTCTCATAAACCGTATTCTTGAGTACGGCTTTTTCGAATTTATCGGTAAAATATTTTTTAGAAAAAGAGTAAGAAATGTTCTTTCCGACTAAGCCAAAAATTTTTCTTTTTTTGATTTTCTTTTCCATGGTATGCTACAAATTAAATTAAATAAAACGGCCAGGTGTAATGCACACCTGGCCGCAAATTAAGTATTATTTTTGACCTAAAACGTTAAGGTTTTCTTTG
The Flavobacterium kingsejongi genome window above contains:
- a CDS encoding shikimate dehydrogenase family protein; this translates as MEKKIKKRKIFGLVGKNISYSFSKKYFTDKFEKAVLKNTVYENFDLESIEKFTAIFTGQPEVKGLNVTIPYKEAVIPYLNKLSKNAKKIGAVNTITISKKGKTKGYNTDYYGFKKSLKPLLQPFHKKALILGTGGASKGIAFALKKLNIEFDFVSRTPTECEIGYAEIDAETFKEYQIFINCTPLGTHPNVHECPELPYEYFTPGHIAYDLIYNPKETLFLSEAKAKGAVTKNGHDMLVYQAEKSWDIWHK